From Candidatus Amoebophilus asiaticus 5a2, the proteins below share one genomic window:
- a CDS encoding GTPase, which yields MEHTYFLKLIAYILFICSFFQNCNSPVTLPLAIKDKGRNQQRDIQSILDKIFTTEEGHGISFYGSSSTLQARVQALDKIYDGIPVNVDEGVKLTEIASLEEKIQQKRIQITFEQEKPISVTVRKAWLLEESRPNEAVIFCGNPGVGKSALCNSIFQEAKFPSGTSRGQGLTTHHQTHMYKNRLYIDTPGLEDINMREQAAAEIEQALKKGGNYKMVFVIVLDDGRLRQADLNAINIICDAIKTPFEYGLVINKSMQETIDIIIEEGGLGPYLITLHKQPFQTIMLTREERMAAKANVYFEVNENRRKLLDLINNLPASNIQLGKIDIRNFEEKIQQMEEKYIKAMAELKAQHKQEREEQEVRITKEREEHEAQVRHQGKEYEAKVKEIQAQMQEQQQAAEIKRKREREEADAQIKTLKKEVEVKQRAAEAQRQKEKEEHDAQIKRLEEQLEEKQRTEEAKMQKDKEEQEVRMKRMQEQLEEKQRAEEAKRQKDKEEQEAKMAEMRRIQQELEMQTLALNAPHKEAIETALAKQQRYCCLNIRPFLKDSGKLNINDVKFLINHPLFKDQGNYPYGEVDLNDIIEADAVVELTKGLRGTRVERLNLISNQIGPAVAAELAKALQGTNVGDVDLSWTLIGDLGAIEFVKGLKGTSVHTVNLSYNKIDDQGAIEFARNLKGTQIYSVDLRANKIGDTGAIELLKSLKDTQVKIVWLIRNKITRETKQLIINQYPHIETYLENVGMVIYE from the coding sequence GTGGAGCATACATACTTCCTAAAATTGATAGCATATATTTTATTCATCTGCTCATTTTTTCAGAATTGTAATTCTCCGGTTACTTTACCTCTGGCTATAAAGGATAAAGGGCGAAACCAGCAGCGAGACATACAGTCTATACTAGATAAAATATTTACAACAGAAGAAGGCCACGGCATTAGTTTTTATGGATCATCAAGTACATTACAAGCCAGAGTGCAAGCACTCGATAAAATATATGACGGCATACCTGTAAATGTAGATGAAGGGGTAAAGCTAACCGAAATAGCTAGCTTAGAAGAGAAAATACAACAAAAACGCATTCAAATAACATTTGAACAAGAAAAGCCTATAAGTGTCACCGTGCGTAAAGCCTGGCTGCTTGAGGAAAGCAGACCTAATGAGGCGGTTATTTTCTGCGGTAATCCTGGTGTTGGCAAGAGCGCACTCTGTAATTCTATTTTTCAAGAAGCGAAATTTCCTTCAGGCACAAGTCGTGGACAGGGGCTAACTACTCATCATCAAACCCATATGTATAAAAATAGATTATATATTGATACCCCAGGTTTGGAAGATATAAATATGAGAGAACAAGCGGCTGCTGAAATAGAACAAGCACTAAAAAAAGGAGGTAATTATAAGATGGTCTTTGTGATAGTGTTAGATGATGGTAGGCTAAGACAAGCTGATTTAAATGCGATCAATATAATTTGTGATGCTATCAAGACTCCCTTTGAATATGGACTAGTTATCAATAAGTCTATGCAGGAAACTATTGACATAATTATTGAAGAAGGAGGATTAGGGCCATACTTGATAACCTTACACAAACAGCCCTTTCAAACCATTATGCTCACAAGAGAGGAGCGGATGGCTGCAAAGGCTAACGTATATTTTGAAGTGAATGAAAATAGAAGAAAATTGTTAGACCTTATCAATAACTTGCCCGCCAGTAACATACAACTTGGTAAGATAGATATCAGGAACTTTGAGGAGAAGATCCAACAGATGGAAGAAAAGTATATAAAAGCCATGGCTGAGCTGAAGGCTCAACACAAGCAGGAAAGAGAGGAACAGGAAGTGCGTATTACAAAGGAAAGAGAAGAGCATGAAGCGCAAGTGAGACATCAGGGAAAAGAGTACGAGGCTAAAGTAAAAGAAATACAAGCACAGATGCAAGAGCAACAGCAGGCAGCAGAAATTAAAAGGAAAAGGGAAAGAGAAGAAGCAGATGCTCAAATTAAAACATTAAAAAAAGAGGTGGAAGTAAAACAGCGAGCAGCAGAAGCTCAAAGACAGAAAGAGAAAGAAGAACACGATGCTCAGATTAAGAGGTTGGAAGAACAGCTGGAAGAAAAACAACGTACTGAAGAAGCTAAAATGCAGAAAGACAAAGAAGAACAAGAAGTTCGGATGAAAAGAATGCAAGAACAGCTGGAAGAAAAACAACGCGCTGAAGAAGCTAAGAGGCAAAAAGACAAAGAAGAACAAGAAGCTAAAATGGCTGAAATGAGAAGAATACAACAAGAGTTAGAAATGCAAACTCTTGCTTTGAATGCGCCCCATAAGGAAGCTATTGAAACAGCATTGGCAAAACAGCAGAGGTATTGTTGCTTAAATATAAGACCATTTCTCAAGGATTCTGGCAAATTAAATATTAATGATGTTAAGTTCTTAATTAACCATCCACTATTTAAAGATCAGGGGAATTATCCTTATGGTGAGGTTGATTTAAACGATATAATAGAAGCTGACGCAGTGGTAGAGCTAACTAAAGGACTAAGAGGCACACGTGTGGAAAGACTTAATTTAATTTCTAATCAAATAGGGCCTGCTGTAGCTGCTGAACTTGCTAAAGCCTTACAAGGAACAAATGTGGGGGATGTTGATTTAAGTTGGACTCTAATAGGAGATTTAGGTGCAATAGAATTTGTTAAAGGTTTAAAAGGAACAAGCGTACATACGGTTAATTTAAGCTACAATAAAATAGACGACCAAGGGGCTATTGAATTTGCTCGAAATTTAAAGGGTACACAAATATATTCAGTTGATCTAAGAGCTAATAAAATAGGTGATACAGGAGCCATAGAATTGCTTAAAAGCTTAAAGGATACTCAGGTGAAAATTGTTTGGTTAATTCGTAATAAAATAACAAGAGAAACAAAACAATTAATAATAAATCAATATCCACATATTGAAACCTACTTGGAAAACGTAGGAATGGTTATTTATGAATAA
- a CDS encoding GTPase: protein MKRTYTLFQQYTAYALLISFLLQSCNGLGNLSVPSQEEQTAHIKTNPQQLILRTDIQPLANQILTAQGGHAVTLYEEDSTLKADVAINVPQGFSKTYEELQVYIEQGAQLSSLPQLEKKIQERRIQLQLAQKGQPVKVIIYKGAGLAGGGNTKDDGEGQAEIVEEQAADAQEKEEKEESRPNEAVIFCGNPGVGKSALCNSIFQEAKFPSGTSRGQGLTTHHQTHMYKNRLYIDTPGLEDINMREQAAAEIEQALKKGGNYKMVFVIVLDDGRLRQADLNAINIICDAIKTPFEYGLVINKSMQETIDIIIEEGGLGPYLITLHKQPFQTIMLTREERMAAKANVYFEVNENRRKLLDLINNLPASNIQLGKIDIRNFEEKIQQMEEKYIKAMAKLKAQHKQEREEQEVRITKEREEHEAQVKHQGEEYEAKVKEIQAQMQEQQQVADARIEKDRRETENRIRQIQQESEKKQQEAEAKRKNEQEERDSQIKSLQEKIEEKQQIAKAKRKQEKEEQEAQIKKMQEEMEKQRTEEAENKKERKEDKKKQKKEKKKLKTKIKKIRQAAKEKRRKEKEKEKEENDAQIKRLQEQLEERQRAAEAERRREREEAEYRIRRIEQESVDRIRRIQQENQELLKQFRAQQVGQQRSSGAPFAATATGAAIGGGIGGPVGAGVGAFLGFGFDLAKNLF from the coding sequence ATGAAAAGAACTTATACATTATTTCAGCAATATACAGCTTATGCTTTACTTATAAGCTTCTTATTACAAAGTTGTAATGGTTTAGGGAACTTATCGGTTCCTAGTCAAGAAGAGCAAACAGCGCATATAAAAACTAATCCACAACAGTTAATTCTTCGAACGGATATCCAGCCTTTAGCCAATCAAATATTAACAGCCCAAGGTGGACATGCTGTTACGCTTTATGAAGAAGACAGCACACTAAAAGCAGATGTTGCAATCAATGTACCTCAAGGATTTAGTAAAACTTATGAAGAATTACAGGTATATATTGAGCAGGGTGCACAATTATCAAGTTTACCTCAGTTAGAAAAAAAAATACAAGAGCGCCGTATCCAACTTCAATTAGCTCAAAAAGGGCAACCAGTTAAAGTAATTATATACAAGGGAGCAGGGTTGGCGGGTGGAGGAAACACTAAAGATGATGGAGAAGGACAAGCAGAGATAGTGGAAGAGCAAGCAGCAGATGCGCAAGAGAAGGAAGAAAAAGAGGAAAGCAGACCTAATGAGGCGGTTATTTTCTGCGGTAATCCTGGTGTTGGCAAGAGCGCACTCTGTAATTCTATTTTTCAAGAAGCGAAATTTCCTTCAGGCACAAGTCGTGGACAGGGGCTAACTACTCATCATCAAACCCATATGTATAAAAATAGATTATATATTGATACCCCAGGTTTGGAAGATATAAATATGAGAGAACAAGCGGCTGCTGAAATAGAACAAGCACTAAAAAAAGGAGGTAATTATAAGATGGTCTTTGTGATAGTGTTAGATGATGGTAGGCTAAGACAAGCTGATTTAAATGCGATCAATATAATTTGTGATGCTATCAAGACTCCCTTTGAATATGGACTAGTTATCAATAAGTCTATGCAGGAAACTATTGACATAATTATTGAAGAAGGAGGATTAGGGCCATACTTGATAACCTTACACAAACAGCCCTTTCAAACCATTATGCTCACAAGAGAGGAGCGGATGGCTGCAAAGGCTAACGTATATTTTGAAGTGAATGAAAATAGAAGAAAATTGTTAGACCTTATCAATAACTTGCCCGCCAGTAACATACAACTTGGTAAGATAGATATCAGGAACTTTGAGGAGAAGATCCAACAGATGGAAGAAAAGTATATAAAAGCCATGGCTAAGCTGAAGGCTCAACACAAGCAGGAAAGAGAAGAACAGGAAGTGCGTATCACAAAGGAAAGAGAAGAGCATGAAGCGCAAGTGAAACATCAGGGAGAAGAGTACGAGGCTAAAGTGAAAGAAATACAAGCACAGATGCAAGAGCAACAGCAGGTAGCAGATGCTAGAATAGAAAAAGATAGAAGAGAAACTGAAAACAGGATAAGACAAATACAACAAGAAAGTGAAAAAAAACAACAAGAAGCAGAAGCTAAAAGGAAGAATGAGCAAGAAGAACGTGATTCTCAGATAAAAAGCTTACAAGAAAAAATAGAAGAGAAACAACAGATAGCAAAAGCTAAAAGGAAACAAGAGAAAGAAGAGCAAGAAGCTCAGATAAAAAAAATGCAAGAAGAGATGGAAAAACAACGCACAGAAGAAGCTGAAAACAAAAAAGAAAGGAAAGAGGACAAAAAGAAGCAGAAGAAAGAAAAGAAGAAACTTAAAACTAAGATAAAAAAAATACGTCAGGCAGCTAAAGAAAAACGGAGAAAAGAAAAGGAAAAAGAGAAAGAAGAAAACGATGCGCAGATAAAAAGATTGCAAGAACAGTTAGAAGAAAGACAACGGGCAGCAGAAGCTGAAAGAAGAAGAGAAAGAGAGGAAGCTGAGTATAGAATCAGAAGAATAGAACAAGAAAGCGTAGATAGAATTAGGAGAATACAACAGGAAAATCAAGAGCTATTAAAACAATTTAGAGCGCAGCAGGTGGGCCAACAAAGGAGCTCAGGTGCACCATTTGCTGCTACTGCTACAGGTGCTGCAATTGGTGGAGGAATAGGAGGCCCTGTAGGCGCAGGTGTTGGGGCATTTTTGGGATTCGGTTTTGATTTGGCTAAGAACTTGTTCTAG
- the rfbC gene encoding dTDP-4-dehydrorhamnose 3,5-epimerase: MQITKTPTLGLTIIGPELKTDQRGYFMECYHQEKLTQLGIHNQFVQENQSFSKKGTIRGLHYQLNPYAQAKLIRVIDGAIWDIIVDLRQGSTTFGQWEGIMLSAENNKQLLIPRGYAHGFAVMSQEATIIYKCDNFYHPEAEAGIHWLDPELAIDWKINAPPLLSARDQQLPCLEKAIINFDYQSL, encoded by the coding sequence ATGCAGATAACAAAAACGCCAACTTTAGGCTTAACAATTATTGGGCCAGAATTAAAAACTGACCAGCGTGGTTATTTTATGGAATGTTATCATCAAGAAAAATTAACTCAGCTAGGTATACACAACCAATTTGTACAAGAAAACCAGTCCTTTTCTAAAAAAGGAACCATTAGAGGTTTACATTATCAGCTTAATCCGTATGCGCAAGCAAAGCTTATTCGTGTAATAGACGGAGCAATATGGGATATAATCGTAGACCTCCGACAAGGAAGTACTACCTTTGGCCAGTGGGAGGGCATTATGCTTTCGGCTGAAAATAATAAACAGCTACTGATACCGCGTGGTTATGCCCATGGATTTGCGGTCATGAGCCAGGAAGCGACCATTATTTATAAATGTGACAATTTTTACCATCCAGAAGCAGAAGCGGGCATTCACTGGCTAGATCCTGAGTTAGCAATAGACTGGAAAATAAATGCCCCTCCTCTACTCTCTGCCAGAGATCAACAATTACCATGTTTAGAAAAAGCGATTATTAACTTTGATTATCAATCGTTATGA